Genomic DNA from Corylus avellana chromosome ca4, CavTom2PMs-1.0:
GGGTGTGACCGTGTGAGCTTCGCTTCGTACTTGGAATGTGAGTCATGTGACCCTCCGCGTGTTTACGAAAGGTGGGCCTTTTCTGGTTATAATCATCATGTTATGGGCTTTGGACAATTGGGCAAAACCAGGCTTCTTCATGGCCTACTGGGCTACAATACCTTTTCAATTTCTcatgtactttttctttctttcttttgcttaaTTTTCATGTAGTTTTTCTTAGGGTAAAAATGTGGATAGTTAACAACCGCTAGCTACCCGTTAACTGTTTTTGAAGGCAGTTAAGAAAATCCGCTAGCTGCCTAGGCGATTACAGTTagtggtttttggttttttcaacACTCCTAgccgcctatatatatatactactacccaattgacaatgtcttctcaaacttttaattgtgacaatgttccctcactctaaaaaattgtcaatgtttaccccaatgacgaaattattcttaataaaataaaaacaaaaatacaaaaacttctagaaaaaacctaaaactaacaacaacaacaacaacaaaaaatccaaGCAATAgccaatatatattttaaaaattccttttataagaaaaaattagattttttttataaacatagaaaattttcggttttttttttaatttatttttgttttataatttttttaaaataaaaattctgtttaaaaaaaaattttcgttttttaaaatgaaattataaaaaaaaaaatcgtttttttaaaataaaattttctttttaaaaaacattattatttttaaattaaaatttttcattttttatagggttatttttctcttattgagaaatctatatgGGTATTGTTAACTTTTTGCTAGTcttgagggggacattgacaatgttttggtaatttgaaagAGACattattacaattgaaagtttgggtgAGAACATTGTTAATTAGGTGGTAATTTGATGGGCATTTATGGACTTTAcccatatatgtatatatactcaCTTTAGTCAAGTCGTCTCCGTTTTATGGAATCTTTCATCAGAAGCAATGGTATATACTCACTTAAAGTCAAGTCGTCTCCGTTTTATGGAATCTTTAATCGGAAGCATATACTCACTTTAGTCAAGTCGTCTCTGTTTTATGGAATCTTTCATCAGAAGTAATGGTATATACTCACTTCAAGTCAAGTCGTCTCCGTTTTATAGAATCTTTCATCGGAAGCAATGGTACAGTCACATTATGATTAAGATGATGCGTTGTTGTTTAGTCCCTCCTATTGCATGATGTGATTGTTGGaaatcatcaaataaaaatggtatttgatttgataattaTACTCAGTCAAGTCGTCTCCGTTTTATGGAATCTTTCATTAGAAGCAATGGTATATACTCACTTCAAGTCAAGTCGTCTCCGTTTTATGGAATCTTTCATCGGAAGCAATGGTATAATCACATTATGATTAAGATGATGCGTTGTTGTTTAGTCCGTCCTATCTCCGTTTTATGGAATCTTTCATCAGAAGCAATGGTATAGTCACATTATGATTAAGATGCTGCGTTGTTGTTTAGTCCCTCCTATTGCATGATGTGATTGTTGGaaatcatcaaataaaaatggTATTTGATTTGATGATTATACTCAGTCAAGTCGTCTCCGTTTTATGGAATCTTTCATTAGAAgcaatggtatatatatatactcacttCATGTCAAGTCGTCTCCGTTTTATAGAATCTTTCATCAGAAGCAATGGTATAGTCACATTATGATTAAGATGTTGCGTTACTGTTTAGTCCCTCCTATTGCATGATATAGGAGGGACTAAACAGAATCTTTCATCATGCAATAGGAGGGACTAAACAGTAATGCAACATCTTAATCATAATGTAACTGTACCATTGCTTCTGATGAAAGATTCCATAAAATGGAGACAACTTGACTTGaagtgagtatatatatatatataaaaagagattGTGATAgtaaaatgaaacttttgctaaaatataattttttacttaaaagctctattaacaaaaatgtaatttgaatcattttgattttaaaacctCAATTTTAAATTCGATACGCAATTTAGATTCATTCAAAATTGGAGTTCTTCTTACTATGTCctaaaaagacaagaaaatccTGACCCGATTTtcctatacatatatatatacaccatgcATTCGAGTTCTTCTTACTCTGATGACCATGAAAATTCTTATAAATATTCTTTTCATGTCATCTGATAAAGATGCATAGCGAATATCGATCATATCTTCGAGAGTAGGAACCAAACAGTAATAGATGTGAATGTTCATTATCATTACTTCTGATCAAAGAACCCCTCACATCCACGAGACGACTTGAGTTGAGGTgagataaaaacaagaaaaaaatatataattgcccTCTAAACTATCAGAAGTTTGTAATATagctttttaatatttaaaaggtattaaagtagctcctcaaactaccaaattatatcaaaaaggttacttattttttatattcttatcatacccctattattttaacaaataaaataataaaataattgtaaaaaaaaacaaacaaattttaaaaaatacaagaaaaccaatgggcgaataatttttttttttgaaataaataataaataattaatcactgtagttgacctaaattacaaattgtttcatgtcgtattaaagtaaaatcaaagacTCGTTCAGACTGGAaccatgtcgtattaaagtaaaatgaaaTGTACGGTTATtgagatatttcaaaaaaaaaaaaaacaatttagtcacTGGAGTCAAATTatgtacctttgattttactttaatacttTTAGAACATTGTGGGGTTATATTacaaacggctggtagtttggagggttagttttatattttttcctaaaaacaaGTATACCATACtctgatagttttttttttttttttaatatgtaaaccTCTTTTTATTCCATAAAAGATTCAGAGCATCAAGCTCTTAAAAACATAGGCAAAATTTATGTGGTTATAAAGTCATAGATATATCgaaaaaattaacaatcaaaATGTATCTATGACCTCCGATCTTACTCATGTACAAACTTCATTTATGACATAAATCTACTCCTGACATattagatctaagacatggatTGATCATATCCCAGTTAGTTTGTAAGCTTGGGATGagacaaaattggaataattaGCACAAAGGAAGGAGCGGTGGAGAGTTGAGTAGAATAGTTTGTGATAGGGTCTGGTCCACTGCATGGACTCACCGGGAGTCAAGAGCCAAAATTTTAGACATGGAGAGggcaaaatataagaaataaattaaCATTACGTTGTTTTAGGGCCTTacaagaaatatgaaaaaacttTTCAGCAATATCATATCGCTCCATCATGAAAGATCCTTTGATTTTACAGGGACGACTTGGCTTGAAGCGAGATTAGGATAAGCACAACGGAGTCTATGGAGGAGATGGTCTGATCAAAGCTTTCCTTTGCATCAGCTCACTGAGAAATAAATTAACCTTATTGGGACCACACAAGAAATAATCAAAGATTTGAACAAGGCATCTGTATTCTTTTTCTAAAGTACATAAAAAAAACAAGgctcaatttaatattttctaaagTTTGACGGGGCCACAACACTGGCGGCTCAGTCTATAAAAGCACCTAACGTTGATCACTTCCATGTATGCTTATGTGAGAGCTAAACAAAATTCAGTGCAACATTATTATGGGTTTCTCGCCTTCTCTGTTTGCCTTCATGAGCTTTCTTCTTTCACTCTCGTTGTTTTATCTTATATTTGctggcttcttttcttttgtgcaTCCACTTTGCCATGATGATGAGAGCTTTGCCTTGTTGAAATTCAAGGAAAGCTTTACCATCAATCAATCTGCATCTGATGATCCCTCCGCTTATCCGAAGGTTTCGTTGTGGAAGCCTGAAAGTGGCGATTGTTGCAGGTGGCGTGGTGTCAAGTGCAACGAGGACACGGGTCATGTGATCAGTATCGACCTCAGCAGTAGTTGTCTTTATGGCTCTATCAATTCCAGTAGCACTCTCTTCCAGCTTGTTCACCTCCAGAGCCTTAATCTTGCCGACAATCACTTTAATTTTTCTCGTATCCCAACTGCTTTTAGACAGCTTTCTAGGCTAACAAACCTCGATCTCTCTGCCTCAGCATTTTCTGGTCAAATCACTTCAGTAATTTTAGAGCTCTCTAACTTAATTTCCCTTGATCTCTCAAGCAATTATGGATTGAAGCTCCAAAAGCCTGGCCTCAGAAGTATAGCTCATAGGTTAACAAACTTGAAAGAACTACATCTTAGTGGGGTTGACATATCATCCACTGTACCCAATATCTTGGCAAACTTATCTTCTTTAACATCTCTATTTCTAAGAGAATGTGGCTTGCATGGTGAGTTTCCCATTGGAATTTTCCATCTACCCAATCTTCGGTCTCTTAGTGTGAGATACAATACATATCTCAAAGGAAGTATGCCAGAATTTAACCAAAGCAGCCCCCTCGAATTTCTGGGACTTTCTGGGACGAGTTTCTCTGGTGAGTTACCGAGATCAATTGGTAACCTTAAGTCCTTAGATTATTTTAGGGCTACAGAATGCAATTTCTTTGGGCCAATACCGTCTTCACTTGCTAACCTTACCCAACTAATCATGCTACAATTAGGAATGAATGGGTTGCGTGGTTCAATTCCACTGTCAATATCTAGGCTTGTGAATCTTGAGAATCTCGATCTATATTCTAATCACTTGAGTGGCACGGTGGAATTTGACTTGTTTATGAAACTCAAAAACCTCAAGTCACTCCAACTATCAAGGAACAATATTTCATTGCTTACAAAGCCAAGTACCAACGCAACTcttctaaaatttgaaattttaactctagGTTCCTGTAACTTGAATGGGTTTCCAGATTTTCTAAGGAACCAAGATGAGTTGGGGCTTTTGGATCTTTCTGCCAACAAAATTCACGGCCAAATTCCCAAACGGATGTGGAGTTTAAGTAAAGAAACTCTTTGGTCATTAGAACTGAATTCCAACTCTCTTACTGGTTTTGATCAACTTCCGGCTTTTCTCCCTTGGACTAATCTACGTATCTTGGAGCTTAGTTCTAACAAGCTTCGAGGGTCACTCCCAATCCCACCACCTTCCATCATTACGTATTCAGTCTCAAACAACTCATTGACCGGACAAATCCCACAACGGATTTGCAATCTAAGTTCAGCTTTTACTCTTGATTTGTCAACCAATTACTTGAGTGGCTTGCTTCCTAAATGTTTAGGCAACATGAGTGAATCTCTCTCAGTTCTAAATCTACACGGCAATAGCTTCCGTGGAACTATTCCCGACACATTCTCAGAAGGAAATGAATTGAAGATGATTGATTTTAGCCAAAATCAATTACAGGGGCGTCTACCAAGATCAATGGCCAATTGTACCATGCTTGAAGTTCTTAATCTGGGACACAATCAGATGAATGATACTTTCCCTTTTTGGTTGGGAATTCTTCCAGAGTTGAGGGTTCTCATTTTGCGATCTAATGGAATCTATGGTGCAATGGGAAATCCTAACAGCAGTTTTGATTTCCAAAACATGCGCATCATTGACCTCTCTAATAATGAGATTACTGGTAAGTTGCCATCTCAATACTTCCAAACTTGGAAAGCTATGCGAATAGTTGATGTTAAGGGTTTAGTGTATTTGCAAGCAAATGAAAGTTTCACAACACTGGGAAGCAGGTTTTTTGGCTCCTACCCTTACTCAATGACATTTACTTACAAAGGCACAGAGAGAGTATACGAAAAAATCACAGATTTATTCATAGCCATTGATCTTTCGGGTAACAGATTCGAAGGGAAAATTCCAGAAGTTGTGGGATATCTAAAAGGACTCCAGTTGCTCAATCTTTCCAACAACTTTCTCACAGGTCCTATCCCTTCTTCCTTGGTGAACTTAACAAACGTAGAAGTATTGGACTTTGCTCAAAACAAGTTGTCTGGTGTGATTCCTCTGCAACTCGTGCAACTCACTTTCCTCGCATTCTTTAATGTCTCTCATAATCATCTCATGGGACCTATACCACATGGGAATCAATTTGACACATTTTCAAACAGTTCTTACAGTGATAATCCTGAATTATGTGGAAGCCCTTTGTCAAATAAATGTGGAAATTCAAGAGACTCACCGCCTCCGCCTTCAACTTTTGAAGAGAATCAAATGTCAACATCCTCATTTAAATTCGGTTGGAAAGTAGTTGTAATGGGATATGGTTGCGGATTCATAGTTGGGCTTGTTGTTGGGCAAATTGTGTTTAGAAGAAAGTATGATTGGGTTATGAAGACTTTTGCAATCTGGTAGCCAACACGAAGAAGGGTCACTTTCCGCCTCTTCCCGCTTCTTCCCTAGACGGTGTCCACCCCTGCACTGCAGCTGCTGTTTTTTGAGTTCTTCATGCTATTTTCTATTTCTGTCTTTGGTTTTCTGTTTGAATCAGGAGTTTGTTGCTCCTTGATGACTAAATCTGTTATGTTTTTTACAGTGTTGTTCCCCCCTCAACCACTCTCCAGTGGTTGTTATTCTATCCTGGCAAAGGTTTTGGGTTAGATGTATGGCTCTTTTGAGGTTCATGCTCTTGCCTATACTTTGTTTGGGCATTGTCTTTTACGTATGGGTTTGTTGTTGAGGTGCTcacctcttattttttttatgttgtaatCTAGTTTGTTATGAATGAagttaagtatttttttttaaaaaaaaaaaatgaagaagaagaagaagaagggtgaATTGGAGAGGATACatgaattaaatatatatagtcagCCAAAGTGTTTACCCTAGCTGTTAGCAGCAATAAattggctttctttttttcctttaagaGGTTTGGAGGGGCAAGGGGTAGCATGATTGTAATGGAAGGAATCGATTGCCTGCACAAAATATGAATGCAATAAGTTTATAACGTGGCACCTGTTTCTCTTCCTTTCTGATCTAAGATAATTTTTGGCACAAAGATTATAGGCCAAAATTtgctaattaatttattcatttgaaTTCGATATCTGCCATACTGGATGCGTTCGTGTGAGAGCTCCAAATTTGGAATGTCATGGATATATAATCAAACATAATTTGGGCTTCGGGAATTGGGTAATACTAGCTAGCCAGGCCTTGTTCCTATTCTACTGTGCTCGAGTTTCAGCTcgatatctttttaattttttcttgtgAATTTTTCGTATACTTTACTCTTTCACAACCTAGAAAACAAgctactctctttttttttttttttggaatttttgcTTTGTGTTGAATCACACAAATGACCAAGACaatttaggggtgcaaaggcggttagtggcaataatcgctaaccgtaaccgccttaacGGTTaatagatttcactaaccgcaaccgctaaccgcttagtggttagcggttagcgaaatagataatcgcccgctaaccgcttttttaaaattgagctttttttttgggctttttgggctttttttttacgttcatttttttttcttgtatttttatatcttcttgggcccaattgctataaaaagagcccatattgaaaaatcaaaaatatttgacccaaaatttaggATCACCAATCCTAAATTTGTAcgtttgttcttgtttttgttttgactacaaattcatatgcaaatgtttgacccaaatatttgggtcaaacagaaaaataaaaaatatttgacccaaatatttgggcttattatataatcatatgatttaatgatcaagtcatcatgtgatataatcatatcaattatagtgataatatataaattactaaaattataatgataatacattaatacttaaattgtgtttataagtaacacattggtcattgtttaatccaatatcaattacttaatttgatattatacgaatcatatcatcattgtatattaataatatgattcacttgaagtcttgaatagagtatttgaattgtcattgaatcatatgattaagtattgatattatacatttatattattcatatgcatatgtagacttatatagacttataagtttataacatacattggaaataagtctctagatatttaattgttgtattagtatgaattgatatacttaaTTATGagttatgttatattatatatgtataatttgttattatataatcaaatgatttaatgatcaatctcatgtgatataatcatataaattatagtgataatatattaatactcaaattgtgatttaattaaattttaaaaaaattgtgatttaatgatcatgtgattatgttatatgtataaatatttttataattataattataaaaatatattatataaaaaggcggttagtgtaacgacctagattttaaaactcttatttaaataatattaaatagattaaaaatataatcgataaattggaacaatgatatgtggattaatgatattgaataactatttagtgttaaaggtatattacattgatttttgaccgcttatgtatattacttcaattctaaaaatttagcttcactaatatgtttatgggcataatcaaacccaatctagtgaataaattatttatattggtgtttagcgaagtcataaattaatttgaagcttttcagttttttagcctaaaaagcagtgtcttaattttcatactgtttaaatgagattaaaactgctaaagaaagataccaaggctaaccacctttgttgaaagcttaaagtcttctagtaatgatgattatagtaaatatcatgattataatgatttaataaggcaagtggtcaagtgggaatgcaaatagttaaagcctaagttgaattggaaactttgtataggccaaaaatagactcaaacgaactcggatgaagtcgaaccaaaaatataaaatgtttgtctcagAGTCCTCTATCtattctcaaaatttcatgtcaatcggagtacgtttagacattgaaaaatggatcgggatacactaccctcattttggacgaaaatactatttggtatagaccatgaaatatggactaggttcattcttttggttaaatccatctcaacccttagatcaaaggtttaaaaataaatcctaaccattcattctcttataaatagagccttagctaaattcactttcacttaagtttttacaatcttagaacaagtaaaattgtttgctcctcctttcatttcatttcttagttctagtcaaaaaCCATATAGCCTAAAATCTTTCTTGTAGTATTCAaatgtttttctaaactagctacctagagaagatttggtggagttttacttctaaggatttttgggtaagtgtttcttgtataaatatcatgatttattgattttatcacttgttctcatttaattgtttaaagacccaataagcgtataatgtaaaataaagtaatggatacaagtgaattaataataaagagttagtggacaaaatcaattaaggacttataatattatctatatattatttactttacagtatttacattcagttatttcttttatgtcatttaaatttctgttcatatttctggcggtaaggaccatttgatctcatccccgaaatatgcattatttacattcagttatttcttttatgtcatttaaatttctgttcatatttctggcggtaaggaccatttgatctcatccccgaaatatgcattatttacattcagttatttcttttatgtcatttaaatttctgttcatatttctggcggtaaggaccatttgatctcatccccgaaatatgcattatttacattcagttatttcttttatgtcatttaaattttaattcatatttttggcggtcatccccagaatatgaattcagtatttacattcagtcatttcttttattgtcatttaaatattgattcatactttggtaggtacggaccattggtctcatctccaaaatatgagtcatgttttatatatattatttataatactagtttgtatttagtgatactggccattagcctcgtcaccaaaaatgaattcaggcataaagctagttataagcaactatcttagattaatataataaaatgagtaagtaaagatgaagtgacggataataaataaatataaaaagatgagggtctttaaacaatgatattattggagaatgaactaagtattgtttgtatgtatgtattatatgcagaagtggagcagaatactacactaaggagagtaagtatggatatacttactgagtactagctttgttttattgttataggaattcttattttgtcttattgatataattttgcaatacaactgctgcataatgtgtctaataaaatgggctgataagatagccaccttaagaacaagctgggtggattgccgcgaggaactatcggtatctcagtggatgggggtatataaccgtccaacaggcctaatatataactaagctgggacggtgtagttgccagcaccaaataggtaaacctctaaagtgtgagggacataacggacataagcgggctgagagctcatgagaagaagtctgaagaaagattatcataaaacacaaactaatctgtcattacgctgcattcacaactcattcattattatatattttagtctttaatcttatttgttcaaactagtctttttagtctttatatctagggaaatagattactcacttgtttgcctatgtaaatatgataacgtcatctttacatagatcttgatgcagggatagaaagtgaggacgatggtccttttactggttttgatggttgatagatcatctgctgcaggatttatgcttactctatggagcaagtcccatttatgttaatcgcttttattatgtatggtgatgtgtgtaaacttaatagatattactatgttaatttaggtgccgtctgtggcatatatttggtacacctagtgtgtacatatgttgtaataaaaaccatgtttctattttatttaataatatattacctcgaggtatttcagtcagctcaactgtgttgtgtaagataatcctaggtcatagaaaaagaaaaaaatatacatacttcgctgtaagattgtattttctaaagttgcagcgtcacgacttcgatatttgctagttcaaatatcggggcgttacagttagcggttacggttagtaaacccaataaccgctaatcgctagGTGGTTATAGCGGTTAGACGGTTAACGGTTAATACAGTTAAACGGTTagagcagttagcggttaatggttAGAGCAGAACACAtttatgctttgtgttgaatcACACAAATGACCATGTAGCACCATGAAATTGGCATTTCAagtactttttctcttttgaaaatggagattaTGGAATTCAAGGtcataaataaattaaggaaGATTCATGATACACAGAATCACATTTATATATAGTTTCCACTACTTACAGAATTATCGTTCTAATCGATGCACCCATAGATTCCTCAGTTAAGAATTTGTCCATGCCATTCGGGCATCTTCTAAACAAGAGAAAATCGTTACCTAGCTCTATACTGCCgctacaaaaaacaaaagggattTATTGTCTACAGTAACTCATTTTTTTGCCATGTCACTATTTCTTGACTTGTTAATTATTGTCACttgctaaatttaaatttgtttaaattaatatatatatatatatatactttagtgacgtggcaaattgtgacacgtcaagaattattgacgtgtcgtTTTGGCatctcaataatttttgacgtgttattttgacacgtcaataaataataattcataGTTCGAAtagtattttttgaaaaataagtgATCTCTTACTATTTTCAATGTATTTTctacatgtggcacgtcaagaaaaaaaatttattgacgtgttacatgtgacacgtcaataatttcttgacgtATTAAATGTTGGCATgtcactaaaaaatgagtgggacattttaactttttctcttcttattatttaattCTTTCCTTCTCCGGATgggttgagaaaaaaaataaaaaaatatctcttttctttctccttctcccACGCAGCCGTCCCTGATCTCcttcttccttttattttttttaatttttctttctgcaAAATGGGTTTCTTCCCCACAGCAAGAAGAAACGGGCTGCGTTGTCCGGATGGAAATTGAAACAAATATTCTGATTGGGTTAAGTTGAAGTAGCTGattgcaggaaaaaaaaaaaaagaattgtttattttgttgggtcTCTATTGGTTCGGTGATGTTgggtttgggagaaagaaaagaagaaaagagggtttgggagaaagaaagatgaaacaGCAGGCGATGCTGGCGGGTGGGATGGATTTGgagttttggttttgttttttctggttTGGCTGATTGGGGATActagttttgttgttttttctggttttctctggatgaagaaaagagaaagaagaaaaaagggtttgggacttgggagaaagaaagaagaaacggCCGGCAATGCTGGCTGGTAGGATGCTCTCCGGCGGCCGTGGATTGGTTGTGGGTTTGCTGGACCGGTGGTATTGGTGAAAAATAttggtgaaaatttttttaaaaaataattatttttaaataatttttaaactttattgacgtgttagttttgacacgtcaataaattattaacgTGTCAAAACTAACACGACaagaaaatttattgatgtgctGTTTATTACcacgtcaagaaattttgacgtgccaacAGTGGCacgtcattaatttttttttttttagaccctTTTTTTTAACCATGCACATACGTTAGATGGGGTGTCAATACGCCTTAGCGGTTAATAGATTTCACTAATcacaaccgctaaccgcctagcggttaacatTTAGTTACTTACCgccagttagcggttagtgaaataggtaaccgtccgctaaccgctttttcaaaattgagcttttttttttttttggcctttttgatttttttttttaattactgtAACATTTtttaacctcttttttttttatatatatttttagtgttttcttatgcccaattgctataaaaagagcccatattgaaaaatcaaaaatatttgcccccaaatttacatttacttgtactttaaaaaaaaatccttaaatattaaatcataaccggttaagttaaaaaaataaaaaataaaataaaatcaacacaacatataaaaaaagttcaacacaactgtcacaacatattaaaaaaaaaaaaaaaaatgttcaacacaacatataaaagaagttcaaataaaacatatgatatatatgattatatgtcatattatatatgattatatgtattatttgttattatatgatcatatgatttaatgattaattcatcatgtgatataatcatatcaattatagtgataatattactaaaattataatgataatacattaatacttcaattgtgtttataagtaacacattgtttaacccaatgtcaattacttaatttgatattatatgaatcatattatcattgtacattaataatatgattcaattgaataaagtatt
This window encodes:
- the LOC132178288 gene encoding receptor-like protein 7; protein product: MGFSPSLFAFMSFLLSLSLFYLIFAGFFSFVHPLCHDDESFALLKFKESFTINQSASDDPSAYPKVSLWKPESGDCCRWRGVKCNEDTGHVISIDLSSSCLYGSINSSSTLFQLVHLQSLNLADNHFNFSRIPTAFRQLSRLTNLDLSASAFSGQITSVILELSNLISLDLSSNYGLKLQKPGLRSIAHRLTNLKELHLSGVDISSTVPNILANLSSLTSLFLRECGLHGEFPIGIFHLPNLRSLSVRYNTYLKGSMPEFNQSSPLEFLGLSGTSFSGELPRSIGNLKSLDYFRATECNFFGPIPSSLANLTQLIMLQLGMNGLRGSIPLSISRLVNLENLDLYSNHLSGTVEFDLFMKLKNLKSLQLSRNNISLLTKPSTNATLLKFEILTLGSCNLNGFPDFLRNQDELGLLDLSANKIHGQIPKRMWSLSKETLWSLELNSNSLTGFDQLPAFLPWTNLRILELSSNKLRGSLPIPPPSIITYSVSNNSLTGQIPQRICNLSSAFTLDLSTNYLSGLLPKCLGNMSESLSVLNLHGNSFRGTIPDTFSEGNELKMIDFSQNQLQGRLPRSMANCTMLEVLNLGHNQMNDTFPFWLGILPELRVLILRSNGIYGAMGNPNSSFDFQNMRIIDLSNNEITGKLPSQYFQTWKAMRIVDVKGLVYLQANESFTTLGSRFFGSYPYSMTFTYKGTERVYEKITDLFIAIDLSGNRFEGKIPEVVGYLKGLQLLNLSNNFLTGPIPSSLVNLTNVEVLDFAQNKLSGVIPLQLVQLTFLAFFNVSHNHLMGPIPHGNQFDTFSNSSYSDNPELCGSPLSNKCGNSRDSPPPPSTFEENQMSTSSFKFGWKVVVMGYGCGFIVGLVVGQIVFRRKYDWVMKTFAIW